The nucleotide sequence CCGATAATAGAGAATGTTCAGCAAACAAATAGTACTTTAGAAACTTCTAGCCTGTCATATCAGAGATTTAAGTATCCACTTAAAAAAGGTGTTagagacactttttgacttgGAAAACATGCACATACTTTGAGATGTGTGCACAAACGCTATAATAGTACTATAAAATTAAAGGGAGTTTTTCATCCACAGACGATGATATACGATGTTGCACTATTATACGTGctcttagctactatttataTCTACTATTCTTCTCCACTAAACCAAACATTGATTTGAGTGTCGAAAAGTTAACATCAGGACCCTTCCCTGTCCTAGCACTCACGCTCTTACTTTTGTAGGACCTTGTGGAGTATTCTTCTAGTCAACCATAAAGACACGTTCCCGGCTAGCCGCTTTCTCAGCTTTAAGACACAAtcagcatgttttcaaatcaaaTGACTATTGCTGATATGGCAAGATAAAATTCCCTTATGAATATAGACTTCTTAGAAGAATAAAATGAAATGTGTCGATCTGATTTTGCAAATGAAAACCGGAACTAACCCTGTTttcttcaagaaaaaaaatatggaaaAGAAAAAACTGGTAAACAGAGATAAATCAAAAGCAGAAAAAAAAATGCCATCTTGATCCATAGACATGTTAGACTCAGAGAGTGCTCTCAGAGAGTGCTCTCCAACAGTGAACATTGATATGCttcagtttgttttctttttccaattATTATCTCTAGTAATTAATGCAAATCGGATAGACAGTCGAAAATCTCTGAACATCCAGATCAGTCGTTCTCTTTCCACAAAAGAAGCTCGCAATTTCGTCTAACATAAAAACCCACTTATCAAACAAATTCCAAGGGATTTGATCTGTACATATTAATATGCTGTTTTCCAAGTGTCGTTCTCAATTGCTAATAACTAGTGCAGAGTCAACCGACATGAGGATAATTATATAGGGGAATATTACTGAACCAAGTGGGAGAGTAAACAAGCAAAcccaaagattttttttaaaatttctcctTCATTCCCCTCCCAAATTCTCTTTCTTTCTGAGATATGTTTGTGGGAATCGAGTCCCTGAGTAAAACTCAATTGTGCATGCCAATGGAGGAAGATTTTGATGCATGAGAATCCAATTCCCCAAGAACTTGATTCTCCCCACCAAGAGTTGACTTGGGAATATAATTTACAAAAGTCTCATTTCTTGGCCCAGAGGTGGTTCTTCATCCAGGTTTATCCTCACGAGCAGCATCTCAGCATGCACTGCTACTAGTTATTTTAGTGCTAGTTAATCTTCTTGATATGAAGGTGAAGCGCAAGCTTTTGGCCGCGTTGAGCTCGGTCGTCGACCGAGCAATCGGGCCTCGGGCCATGGCCGGCGAACGGAGTGTCCTCGCCGAGATCGAGGCCTCCTTGGCCCGGTGCACCAAAGGCGGCAAGCACGACGCCGGCGAGGAGCAGGTGCACGAGATCCTCTTCCTCGTCTCCAACGCACCCGGGTCCATCAATTTCCTATCCCGGAGGCTCTCCGCGCGCCTAGAGGCCGCCGGCCGGGGGAAGGATGATGCGGCGGCGCTCAAGGCGCTGCTGCTGCTCCACCGTCTGCTCCGCGGCGGCGACAGGCACTTCGAGCAGGACCTGCGCGGGATGTGGGCTTGCGGCGAGCTCAGGGTAGACCTCGCCGCCGCCCGGTGTGGGGCGTGGAGAAATGGGTTCCTCCTCGGCTATGCGGCGTTCCTCGAGGAGAGGCTCGGGTGGGCGATCAATCAAGCAGGCGGGTTGCGACCGGCGAAGATACCTTCGGCGGCAGCGGCGTCGCCAGAGTGGGCCTTGTACAGCCTGCGCAAGTGTCAAACTTTTCTCGACCGGGCGATGGATTGCCTGCCGGAGAACGCGTCGGCAGCGAACCCGGCCATGCAGTCGGCGTTCAACATTGTGGTGAGGGAGAGCATCAGGGTGTACGAGAGCTTCTCCGACGATGTGGAAGCGGTGATCGCCGCCTACCCGGAGCTTGACGAGCCATCGAAGAGATCGACGGTGGCGATCATGCGCAAGGCGTGCGCGCAAACCCCGAGCCTCCGTGATTTCTACGAGAGCTACAAGAGGAGAGAGGTCGACGTGATTGGGAAGAGCAACTTGGACTACCCGTACGTTCGGATCGTCACGGCGGCGGAGGTGGCCTCGTTGGAGCAGAGGAGTCGAGCTCCAACGTTGTCTAGAGGAGGAGGGAACAGAGGAAGCAGCGGAGACAAGGAGGACTCCTGCGCCCCATTTTGGAAGAAGTTGGAGACGACGATAAGCATGGTGTGGGTGGAGTTCGACGAAGGAGGAGGACTGGAGGAGGCTCTCTAGCTTAGAGCTTCGAGCTTGGGGACGATGTGATTGCACACCATCGCATTCAAATGAATGCGTGGTGGGAGATCTTGAAGATTATGCATTCTGATCTTAAAGGATGTGGCAATAGAGAATATGATCTTTCATTTATCTATATGCATTCTGACTTTTAATTTGTATGCTAGCAAGCAGGTGGAACTTTCAGGAAAGTGACCGACGCGGTTTGGCATGCTAACTTTGGACATGGAGAGCAAGTTGCCCTTCCACTTTGTGGCCTGGACTTTGGTCCAGGCTGAGTGTTTTGAATGGAGAATTAAAATCCATTTCAGATTCGATCAAGGACCGCAATGTCTTCTTGAAATTTAAAGATAAGATCATCAAACTAAACGACGCACAAGATGAGTGAGGGAGACGAACCTCGAAAGCAAAAATCTGTTGTCAGCAGCATATGGGGCAGCGGATCAAGCCATTCTCGTTGCACTCTCCACACTTCACCTTGTTCTTCTTCGGATCCAACACCTTGCAGCTGCCATTGCAGTCCATGCACATGACAAAGCGCAGATCGCCGCAGCCCTCGCACCGCTTGACCGCGCTCGGCAAGCCCTCCAGCAAAGGCTCCAATTTTGCTTCCTCCTCCAATCTAGCTATCTCTTCGAAGCCGCCGATGCACCGGCCCTTTACGAAGACCGACGGGACCTTGACATCCTTCTTCCCCATCAGCAGCCTCAGCTCCTCCCTGTACCCGGAGTCCATGGAGATGTCCCTCTCCACGACGCGGACGCCGTATGACTTCACCAGGGATCTGACCGCGTTGCAGTCCTCAAAGGTCTTCCTGATGCCCCTGAGCGTGGTGGTGTAGAGGACCACTGCGTTCTCGCCTCCCCCGGGGCACCTGCGCTCGTAGGACTGAAGCAAAGTTGCAGCTTCGAATGCCTTATCGTCCACTGTCCTCGTAGTAATCTTCTTCCCCTCCTCGCAGTGCTGCAGCTCGAACATAGCCACGAGTTCGGGGTCGAACAGGGGGCTCAAGCTCCTCCTCGACCGCGAGTCACCGGAACCCCTCTCGGATCTTTTGCACTTTTCGCTATTGGGGGTACGTTTCCTCGACATCGCCGAAACCAAGCTGATCCACGGCGAGTTGTCCAGGGAACGGAATGGATCGGCGATACGGTGCGCTTCGAAATGCGACCTCTTGGGCTCCGACCGCAATGGGGTGTTCTCCTTTCCGATGGGCCACCTCCTCGGCTTAGCGGGCGACGTCGAGGTCCTAACTTCCGGAGAACGGTGCATCGGCGGTGAGGGTTTCGGGGGTTTCTTCCTCTGCGCCGGAGACCTGCTGGGGGTTTCGGAGGCGAGGTCCCCCATGAGTTCCTGTGCGTCGATGACCTCCGAAGGgcgatcctcctcctcctcgtcagGTTGCGGGCAGAAATCTGGCGTCCTGGCCTCCTCTTCGCTGACGCTCCGTTTCGGAAGAGCTTCGGATTCGACGGTGGGTTTCTCGTCCGCATAGTCAAGTTTGAGGGCGCCGTAGGTGGTAGAGGTGAGTGAGACGAAATGGTTAGGACAGACGCCTCCGGCGTCGGGATTATCGACCTCATCGAATAAGACGTCCTCGCCAAGGTCGACGCCGGCGAACAATTTGGAGGAGATGCAACCCATCAGATTCCGCCACTCGCTCCGAGCCTCCGATCCTTCCTCCTTCCGTAACTAATTGAACTCAAAAAAAAAACGTACAAagattaataaataaatgaattaaAAATCATGCGTTTGAAATGAAACCGGTTTCGGGCGGGGCCCTCGCGTTCGTCGAAACAAACGCTGAATCACTATACCCATTTGCCATAACCATACGATGCGGCTTTTAAATATTCTGGGCCTCGCTGATAGGTGGGGCATGCGGTGAGTAGGAGAGTGGGGTGTAGGTGAGTGGCTGGATTGTTACGCGTCGTCGTTATTATTTGAATCAGTTAAAATAACGCGTCGGAACGATCTAGTTCCGAAAGAAACCCATCAGGCAATTTGAAATTTACCAGCGACTTTATATCGACAACAGCTTCGAGATCGCTTTTTTCAGTATAACAATCTATGGATTCAAAATCACACCGGTATCCGGTTCTCCAGGTGGGAAAGGACGAAAAAGCCTCATCAAAgtggaaaattttcaaatttaaatatatatatatatatatgttttaaataaacaaacataagaGTATTATGGATAGAGAAGTTTGATGATAGCAATTATTAAAGAGGATAGAAACATAGATGATAAGTTAAGTCCGTAGTGAAGGCTCCATATCTTATCAATAAGAAACCACAAAGCTATTGTAGTACATCCGAAATCAATCTCCAAAATGCTAACAAAAGACCTTGATTTCCAAAATGCTAACGAAAAAGCTTGATGCAGATACGGTGACAAACTACAGCCTCCGCCcccttcttcctccctttctGCGCGTGCTATCGGTAGGAATTGGAGTTACATCCTCTGCAATGAGCAACCAATAATGTCATCACGCTTAAAAATTAGGTTTAGCATGTAACTTTGatagatgaagaaaataattgagAAAACCACAATAGCTTGCCTAGGAAAAAAAATCGGCACAAGGCCTCAATAAGTTCTTGTAACAATTAGATATGACAAAGGGCATCATTTCCATACACATATATGGGTAGAAACTAGAGAAATATAGCAAAGAGGGAAAAAAAAGgcagttagaaaattttcaattcaaaCATCATAGATCAATGTCTGACAATTAGACATGCTAAGAAACTCTGGTACTCAGACTCATCGTTCCTCCTATTATCCGAGTCAACATGGAACGACACTCGCACAGATATTAAAAACCAGGTAAATAAGCCAAACTGATCATCCtcaaatgaagattacaagcagGAGAAAAGAGAAGATAAAGAACCAGCATCAGAGGTCTGATAATATGagatgaaaattttctaacaatAAAGTGACTGGAGGAGACTGGCCATCATGAAGAGGAAAGTGAGGAGATGAGGCATGAGAAGGTTGCAAAACATATCACCCAAAATGAAGGGCTGGAAGGATAGGGCATGGGCATAAAAAGAATCACAAAATGAACATAAAGCAAGTCTGAATCCTCAAAATCAGCACCTAAAGACCTGATTCAACTGTCTCATTCCCAAATGCTTCTAAATTATAGTAATACACTTCTTGAATTTCTCAACTTGCATAAATATACTAAATTCAAAAAGCCCTTCATGAAACATTCAAAACCATATGTCTCACTTAAAATCTTACCTAAGTTGGATACTTCTAGCTAAGAGTTATGCAGATAAATCCAACAACAGACAATGTATCATCAAATGACAAATGAGGTTCAAATTTTGTGTTCTCCACCTACTTACTGCAATCACATAATGTCTACAAAACAAAGAATCAACTTACCAATCCGACCAATTTTCATCCCAGCACGAGCAAGGGCTCTAAGAGCAGACTGAGCACCAGGACCAGGTGTTTTGGTCTTATTACCACCAGTAGCACGTAATTTAATATGCAAAGCAGTAATCCCAAGTTCCTACAGAAACAAGAGAGGAACCAAAATAAATCAAGGAAAAAAGTGAAGTAAAACATGATTATTGATATATAAAACTGCTAAATGGAAGACCTTGCATCTCTGTGCAACATCCTGGGCTGCAAGCATGGCAGCATATGGAGATGACTCATCTCGATCAGCCTTAACCTTCATACCACCTGCATAAAGGAAATGCCATTATCATACAACACTGatccataaaaaaatttaatatataaacaTAAAGATGAtagatgataataaaattaaatggtcaaataaagaaaataatttgtttgtttttttacaAATTGCCAATCCACATAGATTATGTCCATCTGCTATGGTCATCATATATCACTGTAACAAAATCAACCACTATTGAACCAAGAGTTACAAAAAAATGGCTTTATAATCTAACATTGAAAGGATATGCACACATAAGAGTCAATTTAAGATCTCGTATAAAGACAAACTTCCCCATCTTAAATGAGAATATCTAGAGAGAAAGGACAAAGCACAGTTACtatattagacgtaatgaaaaTTGCTATCATGATCAACACTTTAAACATGATTATGCCTGGTATTACTATCAACACCATCATTTTCTATCTTATATATCATTGCATCTACACATCAAATACATATCATACTAATTCGCAGCCTATTATTATCTTTATCCATGTCATAAAATGCACATGGTATCAAAAAGTATAGCATATCAATTGTGGGTAGGTGCAGATGGAGTCATtcttcataaaaatatttagcaTTTAACAGTACtaacaaaactaaaactcaagACAATTGTTAAAAATTATCAACAACAAAGAATCTAAATATTAGTTTACACTTACAaacagaaaatattaaaaaaacacaAATTAGGTTATACAATTAGGTTATACAGCATATCTTTACATTATCACTTTTATAAATTAGAGcataaaactaaattaacttcAAAACAAACAGAAAATCAGCTTCTTATCAAGTATACTTTAGAATGATATTGAGTAACACTAAACAATAAATCTAGGGTAATATGTTTTAAATGTAAATAGAGTTAGACTGCATGTGCACAAGTGTACATGAAATAGAAAAGTAATTCACTAATATCGCAAATCATGGAATAGTTATGCTCATAAACAAACTCTAGAGTGCAATAAAACACCACCCCGCCTGCTCACAATAGAAGGATAATGGTAGTGAGGTAAAGAAAACCTGTAATCCTGACAAGTGTTTCCCTTCCAGACAAATCAGTCACATGCTGCGGAATCAAAAAGGATGCTTTATTAGTgataaataagaaataatgagGACTTCAAAGCTGATTTTTCAGAAACAAGTGATCGAGGCTCACG is from Zingiber officinale cultivar Zhangliang chromosome 7B, Zo_v1.1, whole genome shotgun sequence and encodes:
- the LOC122004872 gene encoding uncharacterized protein At3g28850-like — its product is MGCISSKLFAGVDLGEDVLFDEVDNPDAGGVCPNHFVSLTSTTYGALKLDYADEKPTVESEALPKRSVSEEEARTPDFCPQPDEEEEDRPSEVIDAQELMGDLASETPSRSPAQRKKPPKPSPPMHRSPEVRTSTSPAKPRRWPIGKENTPLRSEPKRSHFEAHRIADPFRSLDNSPWISLVSAMSRKRTPNSEKCKRSERGSGDSRSRRSLSPLFDPELVAMFELQHCEEGKKITTRTVDDKAFEAATLLQSYERRCPGGGENAVVLYTTTLRGIRKTFEDCNAVRSLVKSYGVRVVERDISMDSGYREELRLLMGKKDVKVPSVFVKGRCIGGFEEIARLEEEAKLEPLLEGLPSAVKRCEGCGDLRFVMCMDCNGSCKVLDPKKNKVKCGECNENGLIRCPICC
- the LOC122007381 gene encoding putative clathrin assembly protein At1g33340; translated protein: MLHVGRHKSQEQEQNQKPDGKEQQHRGRGRQWRQNEREHQQGRSEQEQQQQGFHDHEIVARRSSSKSSSSSSSSELHQVGLASIAVHCTGWRRACFERGAPIQIGMVEVKRKLLAALSSVVDRAIGPRAMAGERSVLAEIEASLARCTKGGKHDAGEEQVHEILFLVSNAPGSINFLSRRLSARLEAAGRGKDDAAALKALLLLHRLLRGGDRHFEQDLRGMWACGELRVDLAAARCGAWRNGFLLGYAAFLEERLGWAINQAGGLRPAKIPSAAAASPEWALYSLRKCQTFLDRAMDCLPENASAANPAMQSAFNIVVRESIRVYESFSDDVEAVIAAYPELDEPSKRSTVAIMRKACAQTPSLRDFYESYKRREVDVIGKSNLDYPYVRIVTAAEVASLEQRSRAPTLSRGGGNRGSSGDKEDSCAPFWKKLETTISMVWVEFDEGGGLEEAL
- the LOC122004873 gene encoding 40S ribosomal protein S14 — protein: MSGRKKTREPKEENVTLGPTVREGEQVFGVAHIFASFNDTFIHVTDLSGRETLVRITGGMKVKADRDESSPYAAMLAAQDVAQRCKELGITALHIKLRATGGNKTKTPGPGAQSALRALARAGMKIGRIEDVTPIPTDSTRRKGGRRGRRL